The Choloepus didactylus isolate mChoDid1 chromosome 24, mChoDid1.pri, whole genome shotgun sequence DNA window atcatttccccacacaccacagagacagagttggggagaactgacttgaggggtataggtgactcacagacaccatctgctggttagttagaagaagtgtacgtcaccaacttgtatttctgaaaaattacattgggttttttttttttttttacaacttgaaagaaccctatcgagcaaagcaaatgacaagaggccaaaaacaacagaaaatcttaatgcatttgataaaaccagatgatatggagaacccgatcccaaacacccaaatcaaaatatcagaagagacacagtacttggcacaattaaacaatcacaatcgaggaatgaaaacatggcacaggatataaaagacatgaagaagaccatggagcaggataaaagggacataaagaagactctagaagagcataaagaagaaattgcaagattaaattaaaaaatagaagatcttatggaaataaaagaaattgttggccaaattaaaaagactctggatactcataatacaagattagaggaagttgaacaatgactcagtgtcctagagaacccacagaacagaaaatgaaagaacaaaagaaagaatggagaaaataattgaaaaaatcaaaaaggatctcagggatatgacagataaaataaaatgtccaaacttaagactcattggtgtcccggaaggggacaagaagggtaaaggtctagaaagagtattcaaagaaattgttggggaaaacttcccaaaccttctacacaatataaatacacaaagcataaatgcccagtgaactccaaatagaataaatccaaataaacccactccaagacgtattctgatcagactgtcaaatactgaatagaaggagcaagttctgaaagcagcaagagaaaagcaattcaccacatacaaaggaaacaacataagactaagtagggactactcagtggccaccatggaggcaagaaggcagtggcatgacatatttaaaactctgagagagaaaaatttccgaccaagaatactgtatccagcaaactctccttcaaatttgagggagagcttaaatttttcacagacaaacaaatgctgagagactttgccaataaaagacctgccctacttcagatgctaacaggagccctaccaacagagaaacaaagaaaggagaatgagatatagagaattttaacagacatatatagaaccttacatcccaaatcaccaggacactcatttttctctagtgatcacggatctttctccagaatggaccatatgctggtacataaaacaagcctcaataaatttaaaaaaaaaaaaaaaaaacaactgaacatATTTAAAGCACAATTTCTGACCAcattggaatacaaatagaagtcaataatttttgaattgtaactccactatttacttcctacaggatataaaatacacaaactctaatgacaaatcagcggttttgaactcagtgtaaaatatgtaatttttgacaagaactatataaaggtgggggaatggaggagtataggtacatagtttatgtgtcctattgaaattaagttggtatcaaagaaaaacaagattgttatggatttaagagtttaattttaagcacaaagaaattatcagagaatatgaccatacaGATGAAAAGCACATAGAgatggtcagagaatatgaccatagagatgaaaagacCATAGAGAttttaagcacaaagaaattatcagagaatataaccatagagatgaaaagtagaatatgggttaagagaaatgagggaaggggcaatggggagttaagaaatgagtgtagggttgctgtttgaggtgaagggaaatttctagtaatggatggtgggaaggtgatagcattacaacattttaaatgtgattaatctcagtaatggaatgctagggagggtgtggaatgggaagatttaggctgtatatatgtttccacaattgaggaaaaaaaaaagtctaaatagatgacaattgaatgccaaggatgaccctggatgggatctgaggatggagaacaggaggctcaaagggacacaagtgagacataaggaaaaggaaatatagaatgtaagctttgtatcattgttgaatctcttgtacttcttagctgcacttaatgggattgcataaaagaatgttcttgttcatgggaattgtatatgtgaattatagtgtttgttcaaggatgtgtgcagctagctctcatatgttcagaagacagagcaatagatgatggatgatagggagggagggaaagaaatagcgatgtgacaacatgttaaagttagtggatcggggtatcaggggggtcagggaatgctggagttctgtgtatggagtttgtattgtttttgcaactgttgctataactttgaatttatttcaaaataaaatgtaaaaaaaataaaaaataaaagaataaaaaaatgaaaaaaagaaaaatctagtgTTTGTATTTGTGATGAGGAAAATTTTGTTAATATGTGGAATGTGTtggtatcacaacattgtgaatgtaattaacagcactgaattatatatctgaatgtggttaaaggggaaaatgttagattatatatagggtattagaaaaaaaatttttaaatcatacaTAATTGTAAAAGGTCACAAATATTCAAACAAGTTTTGAAAAAAGATGACCAAATTTGAAGGATACACACTGCCCAATTTAAAAACCTACTAccaagctacagtaatcaaaacactcTGCTACTCACATGAGTTTAGATATATAACAAATGGAATAAATTGGAGAATCCAGATataaacccacacatttatgACCAGCTTGTTTTTAACAAGGGTGTCAAGTGCAATAAATGGGAAAAGAGTAATGTCTTCAACACACATGAGGAGGACTATtagttaaaaacagaaaataaaaagcatcgttgaggatttggagaaatgggAAATGTGCATTTTTGGTGGAAaggtaaaattgtgcagccactgtggaaaacaatttgatggttcctcagaaagttaaacatactaTTGCCATATGAGTTGGCCATTCCACCTCTAGTTATATAGCTAAAAAATTTGAAAACGGGAACTCAAGCATaattgtacaccagtgttcatagcagcatgattaacaatagtcaaaaagtggaaacaaactgATTGCCATTCAGAAAAATGAGTAAACTAagtgtggcatatacatacaattgaatattattcaactgaataaggaatgaagttttcATACCTGCAACAACTTGgataaactttgaaaatattacgttgactgaaataagccaaacacaaaaagacaactaTTGTATGACTCAATTATTACATAACTAGAATAGGAAAATTCATAGAGAATTGCAGTTGATTTAGAGGTACCAGGCACCAGCAGGTAGAGGGAATGGGAGGTATTGGTTTAACTTGTACAAAGTTCtagtttggggtgataaaaaagtttcggtaatggatgtttatgatggtagcacataatGACTGTGATTACTAGTACccaattgtacacttaaaaatgttaaaaatggaggtgtcatattgtatatattatttaccacaaaaaaaatttaaaaagaaaatgtatctgTGAGTGGGAGTCTTTAggaaatgctatttttatttagtaTATGTAGATTTTCTAAACCcgacaaaattattttaaaaagtgaatttaaaggtaACAAACATTTTGAGTGTAAACATTCTGTAAAATAATGTAATTGTtccaataaatgttaaaattatcATGAAGCAACTCTGAATAAAACAaggtatttttataaaaattaagagaTAGATGAATGGAAAAGAAGAGATGATATGGAAGCTTAACCTTAACCTAGTATTAGATGTCAGGACTCCATTCTTGTACAATCCTCTTGCTTTATACATACACGTGCTGCTCCCCAAGCTCGTATCCTCAGCCCTGTACTCTCCCCTTCACTCCAACTCATGCATCCAGTCGCCCAGCCTCACCTCCACACAGATGTCTACTGGGCAACCTGATCCCCAAACTGAGGTTATAATCCTCCTCTCATACCTGCCCAGTCTCAGTATTCATCAGTGCATTAAATAACTACATCAACTGTGCCACCACCACCCATGCCCAGTCACCATATCTCTCACCAGAAATAGCTCAAACCCCTGCCTGAATTTGTACTCatgaaatttattcttcagaagccTTCCAAGTGATTCTTGCATGACTTTAGCCCTCTCATGGCATTCCTCTATCTATTTCTTCCAGTGACATCTCAGAGTGGGATTTACCAAGAAGCTAGGAAAGCCTAAGCACTTAGGCTGCTCACTTCGTGGGAATCTTAGTGAGTGCTAGAAATTGTTGGGAGTTGTAACAGGTCAGGATGGGAAGGAGAAACCAGGACATATGACTGCTTGGGCATGTCTGAAAGACTGCTAAAGGATCTTAGGAGAATGGGCAAAACCTCCAAGAAGTCAATAATTGATTTTGATTTCCTTGTTTGATTGATTTTTCTAATTGCACATGCACTCTTGTGAGTGTTGTATAtgcaattttgtatttttttacttaaacAGAGTCTGTAAACACACTTGATTACCCCTGGTCCATACTGAACACTCATGATCCGATAGAACCTGCGCCTTGGCTCCATCTCTAACCTCATTACTGGATATCTGTAAATTTCTCACCAGCCCCAGAGGCACAGATCTTTGTTCTGCTTATCCTACAAGGCAGGTGAGTTCCTGTCTCAGGGGCTTTATGCTCCCCCTACCCTCAGCCTAAAACAGTTCTGCTCCCAAGTTTACATGGCTGTCCCCTGGTGTCATTCATGGACCTGATAAAATTTCACCTCCTGAGAAAATAACTATTAACCACCACATCTAAAACAGATTCTCTTATCATTACTTTATTTACCCCTCAccctgcttttgtttttattcattgtaGTTATTATCATCTGACTACATgattagatatatttttatttatttatttatgactgGAAGATAAGTTCTTTGTTTTCACAGTTATGGGCCTAGAATAGTGGCTGGCCTGTAACtggaattaaataaatatttttgagtaatgaatgaatgaaaggatcaTCTGACAGGTGAAGTTAGTCTAATCACCTTAGAAGTCCACTGCATATCATATCACCAAATGAATTACTGCTCTACTAAAAGATAAAGGtacaaaaaagtacaaaaaactGCTCAGATTCACTcagtaaaaaatgaataatagttTTAGTGATCTTAAAATTGTAtgagacaaaaaaaatttttaaaaaatggatgaaaacAATCTAAACACACGTTATGGAATAAATcattcaaattaatatttttatttatttatttatttttctttattagagaagttgtgggtatacagaacaatcatgcataaaatacagaattcccatacaccaacccaacaccaacaccttgcattagtgtggaacttttgtggggatagggaatgggattTAAGGcttaaatgtacagggttcccatttggaatgatggaaatgttttggtaaagttaatatttttaacaaaattctTTTCAAATTGCAGTGGCACAAAATATCCATAtcaaggaaaaatagaaacatttgcAATCCATAATAGTAGAAAAAGTTAGTATTCTTAATATATACCTTTTAAATCcgtaagaaaaggaaaagctctcaatagaaaaatgtatattgtgtaaatttatatttcacaaaagCCTTTATATGCATagataaacatgaaaagaaataaatataccagtaatcaagaaaaataacTTAAACAATGATGAACCTATCAAATTTTCAAAGATAACAGCACATAAATTTCAATGCTAGTGGAGATAGTGTCTCATAGTCTGCAGAAGCTTTAGGAAAAGCAACTCACTGTTGTGTACTAAGAACTTGAAAGGATTTATATCTTTCTGGTAAATTatcttcaagaaaagaaaaacatttatctCAGCACAATTTATATTTAGAAAGCTGTACACCATTTAATTGTTCCATATTGGTGAAGGATTATAAAATTGTGATATAATTAATTTGACAGAATATAAAATCCAATATTCAGTGTACAGGCATATAAAAACACTTAACATTTCAAGCAGAGGGAGTTTAACGCAGGACACTAGTTATAGAAGTGGTAAAAGAACTAAAAGGGAAGGATGGAGAAGCAAAGGAGAGGATTGCTTTTACTATGAACCAGAAAGTGGACACAGCTGAGTCCCAGCTGCCTCTACCTGTTGAGAAGATGGAGATGCCAGGCCCTGGGTTTGCTGGTGGAATCTTTCCTTTCTGATGCACAGTAACCCAGACAATCTCATTCCTTAGAAGCAGCTGAAACTTCTCTGGGGTGCTGGAACCCATAATCCCTGTAGGGTCTCTGTTTCCCACAAATGCAGCAGCTGTCAGAGTCCATCatcagaagcagaaagagaagaaacgaTTGTCTCTTTCTCCAGCCTTCCaatgtccccccaccccaagcctccAATCTCAGAGCCTTACAGGAAATCAGTTGGCAATGAAGCCTGAAAATGCCACTGCAGGTTGAAACTCTGGGGGTTCAGAGGAGACTATAGCAGGCAATTGTTGCACGACAGAAAAATATGCCATTGGACAAAAACCATCCTGAAAAGCCATGTTTTCAGACATTCTTTAATATATGAGGAAAATCAAAATTGTCCCATACCTGCATATAGAAAAACGGTATGGTAGAATTTGACTGCAAGATCCAAGAGAGTTAGGGCCTGCCTCTATTCTGTCCCCTCTTTTCTCTCTAGAGCCTAATACCTGGtatgcactcagtaaatatttgtagtTTCAAGCCAAGATATGCCTTTCTAAGACTATTTTCACCTGGGTTTTTACATTAtggttgattttaaaatttttctgtatacCACAGtaggcttttaaatttttctataattatatgttaacacaaaatgaaaacactttgaaatcaagtgaaaaacaaagcaacatTGGCTGTGAGTGAAAGAACAAAGAGAATAATCAGTAACCTAAGGAAGAGCGATAGAGAAGATGTGAAGATCACCTCAATCTAGTTGGGAAAACAGTCCTGATAAGTGGTGCAGCCTCGGACATGTTAAACTGGAAACTGAGTTTCTGATTCTATAgatgtgaaagataaaaaaacaatagcaatatctcatttaatttacttgaagatttatttaatatatacatatagattcatatgtatatatatgtgaaagATGCTATATATGAACCACCTTATTTTTCAGATAAGATTTTACTGATGTAGGTGGGATCTGTGATTATTATTGATATTGTTTAAGATTTCAATCaacattgaatttaaaaacaaaaatagaaataattttttaaaagatgtaagaagaaaaaagtgCAACGGGAATGTTATTAACTTTTTAGCAATCTAATTGCATACTGCTTCTAAGTCTCAGAGGGGATTCATCAGCAGAAAGCCTTATTTCCCCTACCCCCAATGGCTACAGAGAAGTACAGATGATGTCACTTTCTTACTTCTTCTTGTATACTTAAACACAGCTGAACTCCATTTGTCTCTAAATGAGGCTAACAACCTCATGTGGGCTATTGACACTATCTCCTATAATCATTTTTAAGGAGATAGacaaatttctttctcctttgaatcTTTTATATAATCCTTATTGACTCTCACATATTTGGAAATGGGTTTGCAATTTTCAATTATTCCAgaaaaaatgaatacataatCCTACTCTGTAGTTGGATGACATGTTTGCTTTCTTGAGACTGCAATCTTATGGAGGCAGAGTAACTGATTTTACTCTGAATGGCATTATCTCTTGATGGtaagaaaacacaagaaacaaaTGTCTGCATCATAATTGTGTTTCCCTGAAAGAACTGACATTGGGAGGCTTAAGTCACAAACTGAGGACCGTGGAGGTAGGACTGTGTCCCTCAGAGAACCGAGCCAGAATCTCAGGCTCCGAGGCCCACCGCTGGGCTGAAGAGAAGTCCTCCCCGAGGTGGTTGCACGACTTCAGGCAGAGACCCTGAGAACCTGAATTTTTAAATCGGCAAAAGGAGAAGACAAGGTAAGTTGtgataaagcattaaaaaaaattccttgggTGCAGTAAGCTCCAAATAATCCTTGATAATACTCTACTATCATTACTGATGATCTGCTGTGATAAGGAGGCACAAAACTGTTCACATAAAAAAAATTGGATTATGAGTGTATGTGGTGTAGACATAGCAGTCTGCCATCTGTCTGGTGTCCTGGGTAGACAATATGGCCCAATGACAGTGACCCGTTTATCAAAGTGCAGCAGAGACTTTCCCAGAGACAAACCAACTGCCCCCTTGTTCTCCCTCCACCCCGCCACtccatccatttttaaaatgccttcgGGGTCTTAAGATAAGCCAGCCACTGTACATGTCCTGCATCATTTTGACATAGACACCAGAATATGTCTATGGTATGTTTTGTTGTTCATCAGGCTCTTAAACTTTCCTCAGAGTTCATCTGCAAATGAGGATGATATATGATACAAAGATTATATTTGGTTCATGCAATGTGTCTTAGGTAATATGGGTATTTATATTACGGCATCAAATTCATTTGCGGAGTTGCCTACCATATCAGCACCCTAGAACTCGGGACTGTTAATAAGTTGAATACCAGAAGTAGTCTATGGAGTTATTAGAAGAGTATAAAACATATTTGAAACTGTGCTGAATTCTGCCTGAAATATCCCTGCCTCATAACCACTTATAAACTCCTCCCAGAAAGAggagattttatttcttctttatggtaaGGAATTTTAAGgttgaacatttattatttcagaaaTTGGAAAATTACGCGGATTTAATCTCCTTAACAGAAAATGTGGAAGaagattttattgattctcttcaGGAAGAGCAAATATTTTGGATCTcttgttttctcttatttattttgaagtctattttgtttctattttaaatcacatttatatAGTTTTGTTTTCCCCCTGAAAAGATTGACTGTGTCTTCTTTAAATGTAATCAAATTTAAATCTGTCTTTGAACCATCTTCAAGGTCTGACACAGAGACAGAATGTAAGTAGCAacatagaaaaggaaaagtgtgttGGAGACTGGGACTAAGAAATTATCAAATCTGAATTCTTAAATCTATGAGTAGGATTCTGAAACTGAAGACCTGAAGTAATGTATCTCACATCAAAAGACAAGAAATAGTGACATCTAACCCTTATAGACACTGCACAATAATATGCTCAGATATCAGCTCTTTACACCAACAGTATACGTGTATATCTATCTGTGATTGAAGAATGTTCTGAGTATTTTCATGATATTACCTTGTTTCATCATAACCACACATTATGGTCAAGAATTATATGTGTCCTCTGTTCATGTAAAGTGGGTAGAGGAATGGAAAGTTTAGTAACTTGCCAAGGGTACAAAGTGAGTAGATGGGAAGCTGGATCCATGGTCTCTGGCTGCAGAGCCTCACTCCTCACTCCCGGCCGCTGGGTTCTCTGAGTTAGTGAAGCAATGAAGATGTCACCCTGAAGTAGGGCTGCACGCCTCAGTCCATCAACATGGAGCTTCTTAGGGTGGGCTGATCATATCAGCAGGAGAGATAAAATATTTGGGTTTCCCCAAATTAGGTTTCAGTtactttctgaatgtttttaaatggGATACCATCAAATGGTTTTAAGATCCTAGTTAGATCCTCAAACCAGAGAGGTAAATTCAATTCACACTTCCATAATAGAAACTCTAGAAATAAagaatttgatttcttttctttttctcaatgaTTTAGTCTATGTATTTGCATAGGTCAAGGTTTCTGCAATTTTCCACTATTTGTTGGTACATGACACTATTGTTGGGAAATATCCTCACCCTTCATTAAAAGTTAGCAATACTTCAAACCCATAGTTGCAAATTcactcacttttttaaaaatgtgttgaattAAAGGTAATTTATAATCCTAAAATCAACAAGCTCATGAGAATTTCTTCTGTTAGCACAATAACgtaaacaaatacaaaaacaggCACACAGACTCACTGAATGTACATGACAGAGGACCGAATCCCCATGACTAATCCATGTAATCCCAATGTTCTCCTTGGCTCCCTTAGGTGAAACCTCATGGACAATGCCACATGGCTGGAAAACCACACTGAAAGCTCTGACTTCATTCTAGTGGGACTCTTCGGTCAAACCAAACACCCAGCTCTCCTTTGTGTGGTCATTTTGGTGATTTTCCTGATGGCGCTGTCTGGAAATGCCATCCTGATCCTTCTGATACACTCCGATGcccacctccacacacccatgtactttttcatCAGCCAGTTGTCTCTCATGGACGTGATGTACATTTCTGTCACTGTGCCCAAGATGCTCACAGACCAGGTCATGGGTGTGAATAAGATCTCAGTCCCAGAGTGTGGGATACAGATGTTCCTCTATGTGACTCTAGCAGGATCAGAATTTTTCCTTCTAGCTGCCATGGCCTATGACCGGTACGTGGCCATCTGCCATCCTCTCCGCTACTCTGTCCTCATGAACCACAGGGTGTGTCTCCTCCTGGCATCTGGCTGCTGGTTCTTGGGCTCACTGGACGGCCTCATGCTCACTCCCATCACCATGGCCTTCCCTGTCTGCAGATCCCGGGAGATTCGTCACTTCTTCTGTGAGGTCCCTGCCATAATGAAGCTCTCCTGCTCTGACACCTCACTCTATGAGATTCTCCTCTATCTGTGTTGTGTCCTCATGCTCCTCATCCCGGTGGCTGTCATTTCAGGCTCTTATTACTTCATCATCCTCACCGTCCATCGGATGAAGTCAGCAGAGGGTCGGAAGAAGGCGTTTGCCACCTGTTGCTCCCACATGACTGTGGTCTTCCTGTTCTACGGGGCCGCCATCTACACCTACATGCTCCCCAGATCCTACCACACCCCGGAGAAGGACATGGTGGTGTCTTTCTTTTACACCGTACTCACTCCTGTGCTAAACCCTTTGGTTTATAGTCTTAGGAACAAAGATGTCACAGGAGCTCTGAAGAAAGTGTTGAATATGCACCCTGTCTTTCAAGAAAGTATAAAGTAGGAAATTTGTGGAGTAaccactttttccttctctttaaacacaaaaattttagaatattatgACAATGCCATTCCTCTGACTCATATCATCATGTTCTATCtcactttcattgttttttaaagtgTTTCCCTTTACTGGAAAACAATTCATTATTACACTGCTTCCCATTCAAAATGTTATTATGCAAATGTATTGTATTGATCTTACAATTACTGAAATTGGTAACCGCATTGTGATTCCACAGGAAATACATAAGGAAAATATTTACTGGTAAATGTAAAAGGTCATGAGTTATGCAAATGATTCAAGAAATAGAGGTGGGGAGAGACAGACAAAATCAAAAGGCGTATAATATCAACCTATATTAACAATAAGTGTGTCTGGTTAAATAGGTAACAAGAGGTGTGCCTCTTTAAAGGATGTCTGAGTCTCCTTTGTACTGTTCTTATTCATGCAAATTTTCTGACATTTTGAAACTATTTCCAAACAAATTTAAACTGTCAGtcattcttcccttttttttcaaaatcttagTCTTCAAAAGAGAACTGTGTGGCTGGGAAACTTTTCACTGTATACCCTTTTGTAACTTTTGAATTTGAACTTTGAGAAtatatctcattttaaaataaaatgaaaatgaaaaattctttttaaacttGTTAAAACTAAAGATTTTGTGGTTATTAAATGTcccaaacaagtctcaaaaaaaaaaaaaatcttagtctTCATTTGTTGGCAGCTAAATGACTTATTCTTGAAAACATGCTCATTTAAACATGGCTATTCATTCCTGAAATACTCCAGGAGTCAGCACACATTTATTGAGGGTTGCTTTGTTAACAAGGCTGAAACTTGGGAGCATCTAGTGGTTATTAATAATTTGAAACTGTCATTATTATGTGGTAGGTTTAGGATCACTAGTGCATAATGGACTATGGGAAAATATTAACCCAGAGTGGAAGGAGAATTTAGGGAAGGTTTCCTACACAAGCTGTCATCTGAGCTGAGTATTAAAGTATGTGACTTATTAATCAGAGAAGGAGAGTTGGGCCATCAAATATTCAATAGTTCAAAATGATAGCTAAATAGATTGAAATCTGAAAAATACATGGTTTCTGACCCCAAGGAATTTGAAATGTAGATGTAGTTGAATATGCAAATAGGCACAATGAAATTACACAAATTGCATTGTCAATCATGTGCAAAGGTTATATAGTTCATCCTTCTGGAGACCTCATTTCTACCTGTGACGTGAGCTTGGTCAAAATactagagacagagagaagacgaTGCAGAGCTGAATGCTGAAGGGTAACTAGATAATTGAAAGGTAATTCATAGGCATGAGGAAGATGGGGAGGGGAAATATTCTCAGCAACATGATGCCAAGGAAAATGAGCTACATGACAAAAGTCCAAGTTGATGACCAAGCAGGAGTGTTAAATCTTCTAATGGCGCCTTCTTTCCTGCTGCACATCATCACCTCATTTCTTGACCTTTTGTGGCACTGGGTTTTACAACCAATAGTGAAACGATCAGGTTTGCATTTCAGAAATTTTACATTACTGGTAATTCATTGGAGAACTGCAAGACTGAAGGTTGGGAGACCAGGTGATTGACAGTAGGGAACTGAGTGGCTTTGAGGTAAGTGGGATGGAGTGGTGACACCAAACCTCAACACCatgagatgctgagagaggaatACTGCAACAAATGGACCTTGCTGGGTCTGTTAAATAAAACCACACAGTGGTTCCAGGTCTGTCATTTTCCAACTGGCAGCACTCAGTCTGTGAagaatcagtttttaaaagtacAGATTCCCTTTTCCCATTGATTCGCTCAGTGAAATAAGTGTCTTGCA harbors:
- the LOC119520051 gene encoding olfactory receptor 2T4-like; its protein translation is MDNATWLENHTESSDFILVGLFGQTKHPALLCVVILVIFLMALSGNAILILLIHSDAHLHTPMYFFISQLSLMDVMYISVTVPKMLTDQVMGVNKISVPECGIQMFLYVTLAGSEFFLLAAMAYDRYVAICHPLRYSVLMNHRVCLLLASGCWFLGSLDGLMLTPITMAFPVCRSREIRHFFCEVPAIMKLSCSDTSLYEILLYLCCVLMLLIPVAVISGSYYFIILTVHRMKSAEGRKKAFATCCSHMTVVFLFYGAAIYTYMLPRSYHTPEKDMVVSFFYTVLTPVLNPLVYSLRNKDVTGALKKVLNMHPVFQESIK